In Artemia franciscana unplaced genomic scaffold, ASM3288406v1 Scaffold_2799, whole genome shotgun sequence, the genomic window TATTACGATATGAGAACCATTTTAGTGTACTTGCTTATATACCTTTATGAAACTACACCCCACAAATCTTTTTACACACCCCCAAACATCATATCTCTTATCCCCAAGGGAATGTGCCGCCAAATCAAGAGCCTCTGAACCACTTTATCAACAAATTATCCTAATATCTACTTACGAATATCGTCCTTTCGTAATCAAGGTAagtaagtttattcttaccctcCATCAATTCTCCTCGCTTTACTCTTTCTctttatgaatattattttcttacacCCCCTGAAAAATATTCGTTCACGAAAAGGGTGTAGGCACCCCAGCAAGGAGCCCTGTTTATCTtaacaaaaaatgacatagtTCTCCCTACTAATATCATCATAATATATTACTTGTACCACAGCATCATGGTAATTGTACATGTGAATTATggtaattttaccattttaggGTACTTGTTTAGATACGTTTATATAGATCAACACCGAATGGAACTTCTCATTTCACCAAATATATTATCTATTATCCATATTGGAATGTGCCGATAAATCAGGGGCCTCTGAACGAATATTCCCAAGAAATTGTCATAGTATCTACTTACTAACATCATCCTTTCGTTCTCAAGgttcccaatttttttcttggtcTCTACTATTTCTTCCTCCATTCTCTCGTTCTCTTCTACCAGAGAAGAGAAAGCCGATTGCGCTTCCAATAGATTATCTGTTATTTCGGTATTAATGCTTTCATCTAATATGTCTGCTGGTGTTTCAATCTCAATAAAGAATTTCCTGAGTTCTTTCGGTAATCGATCTTCAGGTTTCTCTTCAGTTTGGCCTTTCATAGATTCCAATTCATAGAATGGTTCAAGTCTAAGAACTTCTTCAGCTCCTTTAACTTCAATTTCCTGTTTGATCTTTTCTCTATCAATCTTTTCGAAAAAATCTCGATGTACCGTCCTCGAAAGTTCCCGATACTAGAATAAcataatatagaataaatagctgtgAGACAAAACAGAGCAGACTTACAACAGCAGTAATTTTGACtttacaaagagaaaataccCTCACCCCTCATTGAATTCCTTATCAATCTCCATGCaaacaatagtctaatatagtAATATCTAGAAAAGTAACTACCATTAGATAGGAACATATTctcaatatttttctcaaagGGGAAAAAGCCCTAAAGGCCGGACTCAATCCCATGATCTCTAGACTAGAAGTCTGATACTCAACCATCTGAGCTAACTCGGCTTGTTAGTCGGTTATACACTTTTGgtacattaaaataaacaaataaacaggtttAATCGTCTATTGAATTTAtatagattaaatttatatgaatCTGTCAtagaaagtctaaaaaacaagGGAGTAAAACGCTTCTTTGGGGCATGAGTACCTCCTATCAATAGTAATACAATGGATAGTTATATCAATAGAGAAGCTAATAGCCGTAATTTCGGGTTTTTGTAATGACATCATGAATTAACATAAATGTTTCCTTATATTTCAATAACATCTTGTGccaatataaaaattttcttattttacgtCATTTATAGCATAAGCAGTTTTCTTATATGATGTCATTCATAGCAGACgattcttt contains:
- the LOC136043007 gene encoding uncharacterized protein LOC136043007, with the translated sequence YRELSRTVHRDFFEKIDREKIKQEIEVKGAEEVLRLEPFYELESMKGQTEEKPEDRLPKELRKFFIEIETPADILDESINTEITDNLLEAQSAFSSLVEENERMEEEIVETKKKIGNLENERMMLIPVVNAFEEVETRRILNSWLRKIRPLPIISCGRRLSISHHQSSIEYADADPLPEILPSGSHTETTV